Within the Luoshenia tenuis genome, the region CCGTATTTTGGTGGACGCGCCCTGTTCGGGAGAGGGCATGTTCAGGCGAAATCCGGATGCGCGCCAGGAATGGCAGGAGGGGAGCAATGCAGGCTGTGCGCTGCGCCAATCCGAGATTCTGGAGGCGGCTTATCAAATGTTGAAACCCGGCGGGAAATTGGTTTACTCCACCTGCACTTTTTCAACGATCGAGAATGAACAGGTCTGCCAGGCTTATCTGGATGCGCATGCCGACCTGTCGCTGGAAGAGGTGCCGCTGTTCCCGGGATGGGAGATGGGGTTCGGCGGCGTCGGCGCGCGGTTATATCCTCATCGCCTGCAGGGCGAAGGGCAGTTTTTAGCTGCCTTTATAAAGGCGGACAAAGACGGGGAGGAGGAGCGCGAACCGGATAAGATAAAAGCCGTTTTACACAAACCCTCGCGCGCCATGGCGGATTTTTTTGCCGCCGCATTGCCAATGCGGCCGCTTCCAGAGCGGGTGATTTGCTGGGGACGGCAATGCTTTGCGTTGCCGCAAGATGCGCCGCCGTTAGATGGGCTTAAAATCGTTCTCCCCGGCCTTCAGCTGGGCGAAGACCGGGAACGGTACTTTATTCCTGCACATGCTTTGGCATTGGCTACGGCCCCGTTTACGTCCGCACAGGGGCCATTGCTGAATTATGCTGCCGAAGATGCGGAAATTCTGCATTATCTGCGGGGAGAGACCTTTAGCATCTCAAAAGAATTGGAGGGGTGGCATAGGATCGCCGTGCAGGGATTTCCCATCGGTTGGGTCAAAGCCGTGCAGGGGAGGGCGCAGAACCATTTGCCCAAAGGGCTGCGGCTGACGGGTGAGATTGCTTGGCGCTATGCCTAAGGGGAAAGAAGAAGTTATAGGAGAAAAAAGCAACGCACTAAACGCACTAAAAGAAAAAAGAGCGCAAGCGGTTCTTCACGCGAGCGCTCTTTCGCTTTGAAGCGAATATTTAAGAAGTAGAGGGTAAAAGGAAAACAGACCAGATATAATCTGGTCTGTTCTGGTGCGAGACACAGGACTTGAACCTGCATGAAGTTGCCTTCACATGGACCTGAACCATGCGCGTCTGCCAATTCCGCCAGTCTCGCATACGGAATTAATGGTGGAGGGGGATGGATTCGAACCATCGAAGTCGAAGACGGCAGATTTACAGTCTGCTCCCTTTGGCCGCTCGGGAACCCCTCCATGTTGGAGCTGGTGATGGGACTCGAACCCGCGACCTGCTGATTACAAATCAGCTGCTCTACCAATTGAGCTACACCAGCAGGAGTAGGAACGAGAACTATTATATCACAAAGCTTTCCGTTTAGCAAGTGTTTTTTTATTGGTGCCTCAGAGTGGAATCGAACCACCGACACAGGGATTTTCAGTCCCTTGCTCTACCGACTGAGCTACCGAGGCAAGGTGGCGACCTGGAAGGGGCTCGAACCCTCGACCTCTAGCGTGACAGGCTAGCGTTCTAACCAACTGAACTACCAGGCCATAAATGGTGGGCCTTCAGGGACTTGAACCCCGGACCAACCGGTTATGAGCCGGCCGCTCTAACCAACTGAGCTAAAGGCCCATGACCGCAAGAAAAATGGTGACCCCTAGGGGAATCGAACCCCTGTTACCGCCGTGAAAGGGCGATGTCTTAACCGCTTGACCAAGGGGTCATGCCTATACTGGTCGGGGTGGAGGGACTCGAACCCCCGGCCCCATGCTCCCAAAGCACGTGCGCTACCAAACTGCGCTACACCCCGGGGCTATTCGCTCGCACTTGCGCCAGCGACGAATATAAATATACAACAAGACTTGCGGCTTGTCAAGGCAAATTTACAAAAAGTTCCGCCTTATTTCTCGCTAAAAATCTATATCCATCTTGCTATTGGGGCCGGCGCCTGTCGAATGATGGAAAAACTTGCGAAGGCGGCCCTTTGCGCTTATAATATTATATTGTAACGATATAAAATGTGGGGAAAGTGAGGCTTTGCATGCCGCAGATAGAGGAGCAATATACCGCCGATAGATTGGCCGGCGATATGGCCTGGGTGATGAGCCGGCTGCCGGAAGGTAAATGCAAATATAAAATTGAAACCTATGGCTGCCAGATGAACGCGCACGATTCTGAAAAGTTAGCGTTCATGCTGGATAGCATGGGTTATATCGAAGCCGGAAACGGCGAAGAACTAGATTTGATCATATTCAATACCTGCTGCGTCAGAGAGCATGCGGAATTAAAAGTGCATGGCAATGTGGGCGCGCTGCGGAAGCGCAAAGAGGAAGATCCGAATCTGATAATAGCAGTTTGCGGGTGCATGATGCAGCAAAAAAGCGTCGCCCGCGACCTGGTCAAGAAATATCCGTTTATCGATATCGTATTTGGGACCCATAATCTACACACTTTCCCGGCGCTGCTGCGGCGGTGCCTGGAGGGGGAACCGGTGCGGGAGGTTTGGGAGCATAACGACGCTTTGGCCGGCTCGAATCTGCCGGCCCATCGCAAAGATGGGGTAACGGCCTATGTCAACATCATGTATGGGTGCGATAACTACTGTACCTATTGTATCGTCCCTTATGTGCGCGGACACGAGCGCAGTCGGCCGCATGCCGAAATTCTGGAGGAAGTCTCACGAGTGGCGGCGCAGGGATATGGCGAGATCATGCTGCTGGGGCAAAACGTCAATTCCTATGGGCACGGTATGGCGGAGGAGTGGGATTTTGCCGGACTGCTTGAACAGATCAGCCGGATCGAGCCTGTAAAACGCATCCGCTTTATGACGTCCCATCCCAAAGATCTGTCGGACCGGCTGATTGAAGTCATGGCTTCTAACCAGAAGGTATGCAGCCAGCTGCATCTGCCGGTACAGTCTGGCAGCAGCGACGTTTTACGCAGCATGAACCGGCGCTACACCCGGGAGGATTACCTGCGCCTGGTGGACAAGCTGCGCGGCCGCGTTGGAGAGCATATTGGGCTTACGACCGATATTATCGTAGGTTTTCCCGGAGAAACGCAGGAGCAGTTTCTAGAAACGCTCTCCTTGGTACAGCAGGTACGCTATCACGCCGCCTATATGTTCATGTATTCCCCACGTCAGGGGACGATTGCCGCGCAAATGCCCGATCAGATCCCGGAGGCCGTTAAAAAAGAGCGGCTGCATCAGCTGATCGAGCTGCAAAATAGCATTACCGGCCAAATCCATCAGGGCCTAATCGGTAAGGTGGAGCCGGTTTTGGTGGAATCGCGCTCCAAACGGGACGCGCATGCGGTATCGGGGCGGACGGATGCCGGGCGCATGGTCACCTTCCCGGGCGGGGATGACCTGATCGGCAAGATGGTTCCTGTCAAAATTACACAGGCGAACCCCAATACCCTGGGGGGAGAACGGATCGACGAGGCTTTTTAACCATAACGTTTAAGAAAGAGGTATAAGCAAATGGGTGAGATGAAAGAAGTATACGAACACGCACAGTCTTTGGGGCAGGCTTTGGCCGATTCCCCGATTTTTACGCGTATGCAAACGGCGCAGGCCGCAGTTGAACTGAGCGGTGTAGCCAGCGCCTGCATCGCCCTTTACCAAACCAAGCGCAACGAATTGCAGCAGTTGATGGCCACTGCCGGCGCCACGCCGGAGCAGATCCATGCGGCCAGCGAGGATTTGGAACTGGCGGAAAAAGCCTTAAACGAGAATGACGAAGTAAAAGAGCTGCTGGAAGCCCAGGCGGCTTTCCAGCAGATGATGAAACAGGTCAACGCACTCATCGGCTTTTACGTAGGCGGCTCCGCCTCGGGCGAGGGGAGCTGCAGCGGGTCCTGCGAGAGCTGCGCCGGTTGCCACTAATTAAAGAAATGAACGCTGCAAAGGATGAAATTAGGAGAAAAGAATGGCTGAACTGACCCCTATGATGCAGCAGTACATGCGCACCAAGGAAGAATATAAAGACTGCATTTTGATGTACCGTCTGGGCGATTTTTATGAAATGTTCTTTGACGATGCGCTGGTCGCTTCCAAAGAGCTGGAGATCACCCTGACGGGCAGGGATTGCGGACTGGAAGAACGGGCGCCCATGTGCGGCGTCCCCTTTCATGCGGTAGACGGGTATGTCAACCGGCTCATTGAAAAGGGATACAAGGTAGCCATCTGTGAACAGATGACGGATCCTGCCGAGTCCAAGGGCCTGGTTGAGCGCGAGGTCCTTCGGGTGATCACCCCGGGTACGGTGATCGAAACAGCCATGTTGGACGAGAAAAAGAATAATTACCTCGCCTTCCTCCATAGCGACCGGGATGTGGCCGCCATGGCGTGGAGCGATTTGTCCACCGGCGAATTCTCGGTGCGCACCTTTGCCATTGCAGACGGATGGGAAAACCTGTTCGTCAATGAACTGTTCTGTTTGCAGCCGGCCGAGATCCAGGCCAGCCCGTATATGGCCGAGAGATTAAAAAATATCGAGTGGCCGCGGCAGATCCCCGCGCTGCACATAGCCCCGGAGGAGGATTTTACCGACCCTGAGGCGCGCAAGGCGCTTGAAAAACAGTTTGGCCGCCAGCCGCTGGAGGAACTCAATTTAAGCGATGCGGCCATCCAGTGCTGTTGGGCGATGCTGCATTATCTTTATCAGACCCAGAAGCGCTCTCTCAAGCACTTTGGGCGCATATCCGTCCAGGGAGACCAAAGTTACATGGTTTTGGATATGGCGACCCGGCGGAATCTGGAGCTTACGGAGACCATGCGCAGCCAGAACCGCAGAGGTTCGCTTTTGTGGCTGCTGGATAAGACGCAAACGGCGATGGGCGCGCGCTGCTTACGCGGATGGATCGAACACCCGCTCATCCAACAAAAGCCGATTTTGGAGCGGCTGGATGCGGTAGAATGGTTTACCGAAAACCTGATGCTGCAAGATGAGTTGAGCGCTTATCTAAAAAAGATATATGATATTGAGCGTTTAGCCGCGCGGATCGCCTACGGTTCCGTCAATGCGCGGGATTGTCTGGCGCTTTCGCAATCCCTGGCGGTATTGCCCGAGATCATCAGCCTGTTACAGGAGGCGCCGGTGACACTGATCCAGACGCTGTGCGGGCGGATCGACCCGTTCACCGAGGTGACCGATCTGCTTAACAGCGCTATCGCACCGGAGCCGCCCATCTCCGTGCGGGAAGGCAAGATGATCGCGCCGGGTTATAACGAGGAGCTGGATGAACTGCGGGCGGCGTCCGCGCACGGCAAAGAATGGATCGCCGCGCTTGAGGCCTCCGAGCGGGAAGAGACGGGGATCAAAAACCTCAAGATCGGCTTTAACAAGGTATTTGGCTACTATATTGAGGTGACCAAGTCTAACCTTGCTCAAGTGCCCTACCGCTATGTGCGCAAACAGACCCTGGCCAATGCCGAGCGCTATATCACCCAGGAACTCAAAGAAATGGAAGAGACGATCTTGGGGGCGGAAGAAAAGAGCGTGCGGTTGGAATATGTGCTCTTTACTGGCGTTCGGGATTATTTAAACGAACAAGTGCCGCGCTTCCAACAGACTGCAAAGGCCCTGGCTGCCATTGATGCGCTATGTTCTCTGGCCCAGGTTGCCCGCGAAAATGGGTATGTAAAACCGGATATAGATGAGTCTGGCGTATTGGATATCAAACGCGGACGCCACCCGGTGGTGGAAAAGACGCTGTCTAGGCAGCAGTTTGTCCCCAACGATGCGTATCTGGATCAGGATGAGGGTCGTTTGGCCATCATTACCGGGCCGAATATGGCCGGTAAAAGCACCTTTATGCGCCAGGTGGCGCTGATCGTACTGATGGCGCATATCGGTTCCTTTGTGCCGGCTAAACAGGCGCATATTTGCCTGGTGGACCGAATTTTTACCCGCGTGGGCGCCTCGGATGACCTGGCCGCCGGGCAAAGTACCTTTATGGTAGAGATGCACGAAATGGCCGAGATATTAGCCCAGGCGACCAGCCGCAGCCTGCTGATCTTGGATGAGATCGGGCGGGGGACCAGCACATTTGATGGGCTCAGCATCGCCTGGGCGGTGGTGGAGCATATTTGCGACGACCAG harbors:
- the miaB gene encoding tRNA (N6-isopentenyl adenosine(37)-C2)-methylthiotransferase MiaB; its protein translation is MPQIEEQYTADRLAGDMAWVMSRLPEGKCKYKIETYGCQMNAHDSEKLAFMLDSMGYIEAGNGEELDLIIFNTCCVREHAELKVHGNVGALRKRKEEDPNLIIAVCGCMMQQKSVARDLVKKYPFIDIVFGTHNLHTFPALLRRCLEGEPVREVWEHNDALAGSNLPAHRKDGVTAYVNIMYGCDNYCTYCIVPYVRGHERSRPHAEILEEVSRVAAQGYGEIMLLGQNVNSYGHGMAEEWDFAGLLEQISRIEPVKRIRFMTSHPKDLSDRLIEVMASNQKVCSQLHLPVQSGSSDVLRSMNRRYTREDYLRLVDKLRGRVGEHIGLTTDIIVGFPGETQEQFLETLSLVQQVRYHAAYMFMYSPRQGTIAAQMPDQIPEAVKKERLHQLIELQNSITGQIHQGLIGKVEPVLVESRSKRDAHAVSGRTDAGRMVTFPGGDDLIGKMVPVKITQANPNTLGGERIDEAF
- a CDS encoding RsmB/NOP family class I SAM-dependent RNA methyltransferase, whose amino-acid sequence is MGFDDAMRALLGEAYPAYEEAMRAPAVKGLRFNPLRGDLVKLEALLPWQGQPVPWCPEGRILPEGIRAGRYALHAAGVYYLQEPSAMAPAVQLKVQPGQRVLDLCAAPGGKSGQLAAALQGEGLLIANEPVMSRARVLAENLQRLGVENAIVTAEKPQMLARRFPGYFDRILVDAPCSGEGMFRRNPDARQEWQEGSNAGCALRQSEILEAAYQMLKPGGKLVYSTCTFSTIENEQVCQAYLDAHADLSLEEVPLFPGWEMGFGGVGARLYPHRLQGEGQFLAAFIKADKDGEEEREPDKIKAVLHKPSRAMADFFAAALPMRPLPERVICWGRQCFALPQDAPPLDGLKIVLPGLQLGEDRERYFIPAHALALATAPFTSAQGPLLNYAAEDAEILHYLRGETFSISKELEGWHRIAVQGFPIGWVKAVQGRAQNHLPKGLRLTGEIAWRYA
- the mutS gene encoding DNA mismatch repair protein MutS, yielding MAELTPMMQQYMRTKEEYKDCILMYRLGDFYEMFFDDALVASKELEITLTGRDCGLEERAPMCGVPFHAVDGYVNRLIEKGYKVAICEQMTDPAESKGLVEREVLRVITPGTVIETAMLDEKKNNYLAFLHSDRDVAAMAWSDLSTGEFSVRTFAIADGWENLFVNELFCLQPAEIQASPYMAERLKNIEWPRQIPALHIAPEEDFTDPEARKALEKQFGRQPLEELNLSDAAIQCCWAMLHYLYQTQKRSLKHFGRISVQGDQSYMVLDMATRRNLELTETMRSQNRRGSLLWLLDKTQTAMGARCLRGWIEHPLIQQKPILERLDAVEWFTENLMLQDELSAYLKKIYDIERLAARIAYGSVNARDCLALSQSLAVLPEIISLLQEAPVTLIQTLCGRIDPFTEVTDLLNSAIAPEPPISVREGKMIAPGYNEELDELRAASAHGKEWIAALEASEREETGIKNLKIGFNKVFGYYIEVTKSNLAQVPYRYVRKQTLANAERYITQELKEMEETILGAEEKSVRLEYVLFTGVRDYLNEQVPRFQQTAKALAAIDALCSLAQVARENGYVKPDIDESGVLDIKRGRHPVVEKTLSRQQFVPNDAYLDQDEGRLAIITGPNMAGKSTFMRQVALIVLMAHIGSFVPAKQAHICLVDRIFTRVGASDDLAAGQSTFMVEMHEMAEILAQATSRSLLILDEIGRGTSTFDGLSIAWAVVEHICDDQILGAKTLFATHYHELTELEGRLPGVKNYCVTVREHGEDIIFLRRIKRGGADRSFGIQVARLAGLPEDVLKRARQILKRLEEADINNGSIGANILAAPGASSAQIDLFVPVQAAPESNPVVEQLRDMDIGNMTPVEAIGVLYDLQQQVLEKE
- a CDS encoding YlbF family regulator; translated protein: MGEMKEVYEHAQSLGQALADSPIFTRMQTAQAAVELSGVASACIALYQTKRNELQQLMATAGATPEQIHAASEDLELAEKALNENDEVKELLEAQAAFQQMMKQVNALIGFYVGGSASGEGSCSGSCESCAGCH